One Sphingomonas limnosediminicola DNA segment encodes these proteins:
- a CDS encoding BlaI/MecI/CopY family transcriptional regulator, protein MLSKLPPRERQIVDILYQGGPLLVSDICEALPDQLSGSAVRAMLKRLEDKGYVTREDSERGFLYSPALSETAAKKSALSEIVRVFFNGSPASAATALLGMSDKLKDDELSELEQMIAKAREAKGGK, encoded by the coding sequence ATGCTGAGCAAGTTGCCGCCGCGTGAACGCCAGATCGTAGACATCCTCTATCAGGGCGGCCCTCTCCTCGTATCCGATATCTGCGAGGCATTGCCTGACCAGCTGAGCGGATCGGCAGTACGCGCGATGCTCAAGCGGCTCGAGGACAAAGGCTATGTAACGCGCGAGGATTCGGAGCGCGGCTTCCTCTACAGCCCCGCGCTTTCCGAAACTGCGGCGAAGAAGTCGGCGCTCAGCGAAATCGTGCGCGTCTTCTTCAACGGTTCGCCGGCAAGCGCCGCGACCGCGCTCCTCGGCATGTCCGACAAGCTGAAGGACGATGAGCTGAGCGAGCTCGAGCAGATGATTGCCAAGGCTCGTGAGGCGAAAGGGGGCAAGTGA
- a CDS encoding lytic murein transglycosylase → MRRAVLRASGSWIVVALAGSCLAASSEAPAQFAQTYGQPSYAVTPSSPWQNYKLRLAALARQAGVREATIQQNVPGLSVNDRVIELERAEPIARTSNGVVGALSPYLRAHVTPTLINRGRANYSNLYGGLRQIEARYGVEAPVLLAIYGHETSYGLVTGSTDLLQALASLGYYGRRREFFETEFVSALKLMDQGVPRWRLKGSWAGATGFPQFMPSVALRLRADGDGDGYANIWSDELDGLASIANYLRDAGWKPNVHWGIPVRTPAGLNRAALRTTVTAQRCPQVYRRHTRWLTVREWRSLGVVSIGRSLPDNEMASLIEPDGQDATAYLLTTNYRAILDYNCSNFYAISVGVLADAIAQR, encoded by the coding sequence ATGAGGAGGGCGGTTTTGAGGGCAAGCGGCAGTTGGATTGTGGTGGCGTTGGCGGGCTCGTGCCTTGCGGCGTCGAGCGAAGCGCCGGCGCAATTTGCCCAAACCTATGGCCAACCGTCCTATGCCGTAACGCCGAGCAGCCCGTGGCAAAACTACAAGCTGCGGCTGGCGGCATTGGCGCGCCAGGCCGGCGTGCGCGAGGCGACGATCCAGCAAAATGTGCCGGGTCTGTCTGTCAACGATCGGGTGATCGAGCTGGAACGCGCCGAACCTATCGCGAGGACGAGCAATGGCGTCGTCGGCGCGTTGTCGCCTTATCTTCGGGCGCACGTGACACCGACGCTCATCAACCGCGGTCGCGCGAACTACTCCAACCTTTACGGGGGGCTGCGGCAGATCGAGGCCCGCTACGGTGTCGAGGCGCCGGTGTTGCTCGCGATATACGGCCACGAAACCAGCTACGGCCTCGTTACCGGGAGCACGGATCTGCTCCAGGCGCTCGCTAGCCTCGGCTATTACGGCCGTCGCCGCGAATTCTTCGAAACCGAGTTCGTGTCGGCGCTCAAGCTAATGGACCAGGGCGTACCACGCTGGCGGCTGAAAGGCAGCTGGGCAGGGGCGACCGGCTTTCCGCAATTCATGCCTTCCGTGGCCCTCAGGCTCCGCGCCGACGGCGATGGCGACGGCTATGCCAATATCTGGTCAGACGAGCTCGACGGGCTGGCGTCCATCGCGAATTATCTTCGCGACGCCGGATGGAAACCCAATGTCCATTGGGGCATCCCGGTTCGAACTCCCGCGGGACTGAACCGCGCGGCGTTACGGACGACCGTCACTGCCCAACGCTGCCCGCAAGTCTATCGTCGTCACACGCGGTGGCTGACGGTGCGTGAATGGCGCTCGCTTGGGGTAGTGTCGATCGGGCGTAGCTTGCCCGACAACGAGATGGCGAGCCTGATCGAACCCGACGGGCAGGATGCGACGGCATACCTGCTGACCACCAACTACCGGGCGATCCTCGATTATAATTGTTCGAATTTCTACGCGATTTCGGTCGGGGTTCTGGCGGACGCGATTGCACAGCGATAG
- a CDS encoding D-alanyl-D-alanine carboxypeptidase family protein — MRRTILAATAASVLLASSAPAAAPQFDTPAKVAFLIDLSSGAVLYAKNADMRMPPASMAKMMTTDVAFELIDSGKLPLNKMCTVRPETWQKWHGPQAGSTMFLSANEQVSVENLLKGIVTLSGNDASVVLAECISGTEQAFTEQMNALAKKIGLTNSHFGTANGWPDNGVTYVSARDLATLARYEIENHYKLYKQFYSLPNFTWGKTLGSNADITQSNRNPILGVVPGADGLKTGHTDEAGYGFTGSAEQNGRRLIEVVAGLDSWNGRVTESKRLMEWGFGAWQAKPLFQKDAKVGSAKVQLGSQSEVSLVAPRNLAVTIPAGLVTGGQTTMKIRYDGPLVAPIAKGQQVAQLVITTGDTPPQVVPLVAGEDVGKAGFFGRIWLGFKQLFGMA, encoded by the coding sequence ATGCGTAGAACCATCCTCGCCGCCACCGCCGCCTCCGTCCTCTTAGCCTCGTCGGCCCCGGCCGCAGCCCCGCAGTTCGACACGCCCGCAAAAGTCGCGTTCCTCATCGACCTGTCCTCCGGGGCGGTGCTCTACGCCAAGAACGCCGACATGCGGATGCCGCCGGCGTCCATGGCAAAGATGATGACGACCGACGTCGCGTTCGAGCTGATCGACAGCGGCAAGCTGCCTCTCAACAAGATGTGCACCGTTCGCCCGGAGACCTGGCAGAAGTGGCACGGTCCGCAGGCCGGTTCGACCATGTTCCTGTCCGCGAACGAGCAGGTCAGCGTCGAGAATTTGTTGAAGGGCATCGTGACGTTGTCGGGCAACGATGCGTCGGTTGTGCTCGCCGAGTGTATCTCGGGGACCGAGCAGGCCTTCACCGAGCAGATGAATGCGCTCGCGAAGAAGATCGGCCTGACCAACAGCCACTTCGGCACCGCCAACGGCTGGCCGGACAATGGCGTCACCTATGTCTCCGCGCGCGATCTCGCGACGCTCGCCCGCTACGAGATCGAGAACCACTATAAGCTCTACAAGCAGTTCTATTCGTTGCCGAACTTCACGTGGGGCAAGACGCTCGGCTCGAACGCCGACATCACGCAGTCAAACCGCAACCCGATCCTCGGGGTCGTCCCAGGCGCGGACGGTCTCAAGACCGGTCATACCGACGAGGCGGGTTATGGATTCACTGGCTCGGCCGAGCAAAATGGGCGCCGCTTGATCGAGGTCGTCGCCGGTCTCGATAGCTGGAACGGCCGCGTCACCGAATCCAAGCGTCTCATGGAATGGGGTTTCGGCGCTTGGCAGGCGAAGCCGTTGTTCCAGAAGGACGCGAAGGTTGGCAGCGCGAAGGTGCAGCTTGGCAGCCAGAGCGAGGTCTCGCTGGTCGCCCCGCGTAATCTCGCTGTCACCATCCCGGCAGGACTGGTCACCGGTGGCCAGACGACGATGAAGATCCGCTACGACGGCCCTCTGGTCGCGCCGATCGCTAAGGGGCAGCAGGTCGCGCAACTCGTCATCACGACGGGTGACACGCCACCGCAAGTAGTGCCGCTGGTCGCGGGTGAGGATGTCGGGAAGGCCGGCTTCTTCGGACGCATCTGGCTCGGGTTCAAGCAGCTGTTCGGGATGGCGTGA